In Blastococcus saxobsidens DD2, the genomic stretch AGAGCAGGTCGGCGATCGCGAGCCAGACCGTCTGGAGGGCGATGCCGCCGATCGGGTTGGCCAGGGCGAAGCCGGCGTCGCCCTCCAGCGCACCGGTGAGCACCGTGACGTTCCCCGGTAGCGAGGTGACGGCCCCGAGCAGCAGGGCACCGCCGATGGCGTCACCCAGGCCGGTGCGGTCCGCGAGGGTGTCGGCGATGCGGGTCAGCCGGACTCCCACGATCACGATGACGACCGCCATCGCGGCGAGGACGCCCACGCTGGGCAGGAGAGGCCACGGCGCGGAGCTCACTCGTTCCTCCGGGTCCTCGACGGTGTGGCCGGCGTCGAGCCCATCACACCTGCCGGAATCCGGCGCGCCGGGCCTCCGTGTGTCCTGCCGCCGGGGGAACCGGACGGGACCGGTGACGCGTCGTGCGGGTATGCGCCTCGTCGCCGTCCTGCTGCTGGCCGCCGCACTGCTCACCGCGTGCGGCGGTGGCACCGGCGGGCCCGGCGTCAGCGGCGGGCCTGACCTGAGCGGCGAGTGGCAGCTGGCGGAAGGGACCGTCGACGGGGCCGCCCTCCCCCGGCCCAGCGGCACGACGGCGACGCTGCAGTTCGTCGCCGGCGAGGTGCGCGGTGTCGCCTTCTGCAATTCCTACGGCGCGTCCTACCGGAACGGCGGGACCTCGCTCTCCGTCGGCGAGATCGGCCGCACCGAGATGGCCTGCGCGCCCGACGTCATGGCCGCGGAGGATGCCTACCTGGGGGCCCTTGCCGCCGTGGACACCGCGGCGCTCGACGGCGAGGACCTGGTGCTCACCGGCGGCGGCGTCGAGCTGCGGTTCACCCCGGTCGCGCCGGTGCCCGTGACCGAGCTGGTGGGTACCCGGTGGGCGCTCGAGACGCTGCTCGACGGCGAGACGGCGAGCTCGCCCGTCGGCGAGACGGCGACGCTCGAGCTCTTCGGCGACGGGACGCTGACCGGCTCCACCGGCTGCCGCGACCTGACCGGCCGCTTCACGATCGAGGGCGACGTGGTGCGGCTGACCGAACTCTCCGCCGGTACGGACGACTGCCCGGCCGACGTCGCGGCGCAGGACGGCCACGTGGTGACGGTGCTCGGCGACGGCTTCCAGGTCTCGGTCGACGGCGACCAGCTGACCCTCGGCGACCCCGACGGTCGTGGCCTGGTCTACCGGGCGGAGCGCGGCGCGCGGCCCGCGACGAGCGCCGATCTCCGCGGCGAGTGGGTGGTGACGGAGCTCCGGCGGGACGGCGTGCCCGTCCCCCTCCCCGACCTCGAGGGCACCCTGGCCGTGGACGACGCCCGGCTGGCCGGGACGTCGTTCTGCAACGGCTTCGGTGCCCGCTACCGGCTCGACGACGGGCGGCTCGAGCTCGAGGACCACCTGACCAGCCTCATGGCCTGCACGGGGGACGTGGCCCGCGCGGAGGGCGTCTACTCGAGGGTGCTCACCGCGGACGACCCGCGCGCGACCACCTCCTCGGAGGGCCTCGTGCTCACCGGCGACGGCGCCGAGG encodes the following:
- a CDS encoding META domain-containing protein — encoded protein: MRLVAVLLLAAALLTACGGGTGGPGVSGGPDLSGEWQLAEGTVDGAALPRPSGTTATLQFVAGEVRGVAFCNSYGASYRNGGTSLSVGEIGRTEMACAPDVMAAEDAYLGALAAVDTAALDGEDLVLTGGGVELRFTPVAPVPVTELVGTRWALETLLDGETASSPVGETATLELFGDGTLTGSTGCRDLTGRFTIEGDVVRLTELSAGTDDCPADVAAQDGHVVTVLGDGFQVSVDGDQLTLGDPDGRGLVYRAERGARPATSADLRGEWVVTELRRDGVPVPLPDLEGTLAVDDARLAGTSFCNGFGARYRLDDGRLELEDHLTSLMACTGDVARAEGVYSRVLTADDPRATTSSEGLVLTGDGAEVHLRPRPPVEAGDLVGGTWSLQGLTTEAMGWAAEGEPAVLEFTADGTFRASTGCRSLAGAWQLRDEQVTTSGPAGEGRCPEELREQDAHVTDVLEQGFTVRIANGRLTIRSPGGQGLEYSSP